The Nonlabens spongiae genome contains a region encoding:
- the pgmB gene encoding beta-phosphoglucomutase translates to MHKKGFIFDLDGVIVDTAKFHFVAWQRLAKSIGIDFNHEQNEQLKGVSRVNSLKKILAWGNATLSEEEFNSKMAQKNEEYLALVDTLTTDDILPGVHDFLLELREMGQPIALGSASKNARPILKKLGISDLFDTIVDGTNVTKAKPDPEVFTTAADQLGVAHKYCVVFEDSIAGVQAANAAGMISIGLGEQDVLHEADSVYSSFTEMPENYITELLMKKKK, encoded by the coding sequence ATGCATAAAAAAGGATTCATATTTGACCTGGACGGTGTGATCGTAGACACGGCAAAATTTCATTTTGTGGCGTGGCAGCGATTGGCAAAATCCATAGGTATCGATTTCAATCATGAACAGAACGAGCAACTTAAAGGTGTTTCTAGGGTGAACTCGCTCAAGAAAATCCTCGCTTGGGGTAATGCGACACTTAGCGAAGAGGAATTCAATTCAAAAATGGCTCAGAAAAACGAGGAATACCTCGCACTGGTAGATACGCTCACTACTGATGACATTCTGCCTGGTGTTCACGATTTTTTGCTTGAATTGAGGGAAATGGGACAACCTATAGCTTTAGGCTCGGCAAGTAAGAATGCACGACCTATTTTGAAGAAACTCGGGATTTCTGACCTTTTTGATACGATCGTAGACGGCACAAATGTTACTAAAGCAAAACCAGATCCAGAAGTTTTCACCACGGCTGCGGATCAGCTAGGAGTTGCCCACAAATATTGCGTCGTATTTGAAGACAGCATTGCCGGTGTTCAAGCCGCAAATGCTGCTGGAATGATTTCCATAGGATTAGGAGAGCAAGATGTGCTCCACGAGGCAGATTCGGTTTATAGCTCATTTACCGAGATGCCAGAAAATTACATCACTGAATTATTAATGAAGAAGAAGAAATGA
- a CDS encoding SusC/RagA family TonB-linked outer membrane protein: MNNKIKTVILLFLLPLFAFAQSVVTGVVTDKDNLPVLGATVLVKGTQNATSTDFDGKYTLSNVPEDAVIVISYIGYATQEIPVNGQSTINVTLADDTSELDTIVLIGYGSTTKENVTAAQTTVDEEEFNKGAIVSPGQLLAGKAAGVQVTAATGSPGEGPRIRVRAGSTLSASQDPLYVVDGIPLDAANANLNSINPADIADITILKDASATAIYGNRGSNGVILITTKKGKMSSDLKISFSTQLAINENTDEIDVLTGDQFRGILNEFGTPEEIALLGNFNTDWQDEIYTTGIQGIHNLVVEKGFEKTAVRASLNYTNQNGTLEGTGYERATLNANIIQKLLNNDLKLTLNVQGAAEQRRFTDGGAIGTALSFDPTQPVFDPNGPNGYFEYLQNNGNVDELAPRNPVGLINSLTSENDNNQIRATLIADYKVPGIDGLKFVGTAGIDYNEFDEFSRRDPNSGVGLTTGALRSNGDGYRVNQLLRGRFDYNKELESISTVMDLTVGSAFQNFQRESVFRGQDDNGIAIADQIGFNNNRLISFFGRASFDINDLFVLSGSINREGTSRFSPDQRWGTFWGANGAIKLTNLDFVQNSGFLSQLKLRGGYGVTGQQEIGQDFLFVQGRVVPSNAQAQVQLGSQFYNTLRPSLALDLKWEETYQWNAGVDFGFFEDRLTISVDGYTRDTEDLFQDGPLPVGSLGNRSLQNVGATRSRGIEVGAGLDLFRGDDFNWNIGGNVTFQEIEITDLTLGDDDQPTPINTVSGGGFNNFIGEWAVGADPTVFVVYRQVYDASGNPLDGVFVDRNGDNVINSDDRYRYKKGNPDAYFGFTSNLTYKNFDMSFTFRGQVGGYNYNNVRAGRENIDSITETTTPFLNNPTSGILQDRFQSAPLPLLFSSHYIESSDFVRLDNLSLGYRFNTDKVGIRASVTGTNLFVITDYSGLDPEIAGGIDGAIYPRSRGIILGLNFDF, translated from the coding sequence ATGAACAACAAAATCAAAACAGTTATTCTGTTATTCTTGTTACCACTGTTTGCCTTTGCGCAGAGTGTTGTGACTGGTGTCGTGACTGACAAGGACAACCTCCCTGTTCTGGGCGCGACGGTGTTAGTTAAAGGTACGCAAAACGCTACCTCGACTGACTTTGATGGTAAGTACACCTTGTCTAATGTGCCGGAAGATGCGGTCATTGTTATTTCCTATATAGGTTATGCTACACAGGAAATTCCTGTAAATGGTCAATCGACCATCAATGTAACTCTGGCAGATGATACTTCTGAGCTTGATACCATCGTTCTGATAGGTTATGGTAGTACAACTAAGGAGAATGTGACTGCTGCGCAGACTACCGTGGATGAGGAAGAGTTCAACAAGGGGGCTATCGTTTCTCCAGGTCAGCTTTTAGCTGGTAAAGCCGCTGGTGTGCAGGTAACTGCTGCAACCGGTAGTCCAGGTGAAGGTCCCAGGATCCGAGTGCGTGCAGGTTCTACTTTGAGTGCTAGTCAAGATCCACTTTATGTGGTTGACGGTATTCCGCTAGATGCCGCAAATGCAAACCTGAACTCTATAAACCCTGCTGATATCGCTGATATTACCATTTTGAAAGATGCCAGTGCTACTGCTATTTACGGTAACAGAGGTTCTAATGGGGTGATTTTAATTACTACTAAAAAGGGTAAGATGAGTAGTGATCTTAAAATTAGTTTCAGTACTCAGCTTGCGATCAATGAAAATACGGATGAGATAGATGTTTTAACTGGTGATCAGTTTAGAGGCATATTAAATGAATTTGGAACTCCTGAAGAAATTGCCTTGCTAGGAAACTTTAATACTGATTGGCAAGATGAGATATATACAACTGGAATTCAAGGGATTCATAACCTTGTTGTTGAGAAGGGTTTTGAAAAGACAGCAGTGAGAGCATCATTAAACTATACTAACCAAAATGGTACTTTAGAGGGGACTGGTTATGAGCGAGCTACGCTAAATGCAAACATTATTCAAAAACTATTGAATAATGATCTGAAGCTTACTCTAAATGTGCAAGGTGCTGCTGAGCAGCGTCGTTTTACTGATGGAGGAGCAATAGGTACTGCTTTGAGTTTTGATCCGACTCAACCCGTTTTTGATCCAAATGGTCCCAATGGATATTTTGAATATCTTCAAAATAATGGTAATGTGGATGAATTAGCTCCACGCAACCCAGTCGGTCTGATTAACAGTTTGACATCGGAGAATGACAACAATCAAATTCGCGCAACTTTAATTGCAGACTATAAGGTTCCTGGAATCGATGGGTTGAAGTTTGTAGGAACTGCGGGTATTGATTATAATGAATTTGATGAATTTTCTAGAAGAGATCCTAATTCAGGTGTAGGTCTAACTACAGGCGCTTTAAGAAGTAACGGTGATGGATATAGAGTAAACCAATTACTTAGAGGCCGTTTTGATTATAACAAGGAATTAGAGAGCATTTCAACTGTCATGGATTTAACTGTGGGTAGTGCATTTCAAAATTTCCAAAGAGAGTCTGTATTTAGAGGACAAGATGATAATGGTATAGCCATAGCTGATCAGATAGGTTTTAATAATAATCGTCTAATATCTTTCTTCGGTAGAGCTTCTTTTGATATTAATGATTTATTTGTACTGTCAGGTAGTATCAATCGAGAAGGAACTTCTAGGTTTTCACCTGATCAGCGTTGGGGTACTTTCTGGGGTGCCAACGGAGCTATCAAGCTTACAAATCTGGACTTTGTTCAGAATAGCGGTTTCTTGTCTCAGTTGAAATTAAGAGGAGGTTATGGTGTAACTGGTCAGCAAGAAATAGGACAAGATTTCTTATTTGTTCAAGGTAGAGTAGTACCAAGTAATGCGCAAGCTCAAGTTCAATTGGGAAGTCAATTTTACAATACTTTGCGTCCATCTTTAGCATTAGACCTCAAATGGGAGGAGACTTACCAGTGGAATGCGGGAGTTGATTTTGGTTTCTTTGAAGATCGTCTAACAATATCTGTAGATGGGTACACCCGTGATACAGAAGACTTATTTCAAGACGGTCCTTTGCCTGTGGGGTCATTAGGGAACCGTTCTTTACAGAATGTAGGAGCTACGCGTAGTCGTGGTATAGAGGTAGGGGCTGGTTTAGACCTTTTTAGAGGGGATGATTTCAATTGGAACATCGGTGGAAATGTTACTTTTCAGGAAATTGAGATTACTGATTTGACTCTAGGGGATGACGATCAACCTACGCCTATCAACACAGTAAGTGGAGGTGGATTCAATAATTTCATAGGAGAATGGGCAGTAGGTGCAGATCCAACAGTTTTCGTAGTATATCGTCAAGTTTATGATGCGAGTGGAAACCCTTTGGACGGAGTTTTCGTAGATAGAAATGGAGACAACGTTATTAACAGTGATGATAGGTACCGTTATAAAAAAGGAAATCCCGATGCTTATTTTGGATTTACTTCCAATCTCACTTACAAAAACTTTGATATGAGTTTCACGTTCAGAGGTCAAGTAGGAGGCTATAATTATAACAATGTTAGAGCAGGTCGAGAGAATATCGACTCTATCACTGAAACTACTACTCCTTTCTTGAATAATCCAACTAGTGGAATATTGCAGGATCGTTTTCAAAGTGCTCCATTACCATTGTTATTCTCAAGCCACTACATAGAAAGTTCAGATTTTGTCAGATTGGATAACCTCTCGTTAGGATACAGGTTTAATACCGACAAAGTAGGTATAAGAGCCTCGGTAACAGGTACTAACCTGTTTGTGATTACTGACTACTCAGGTCTTGATCCTGAAATTGCTGGAGGTATCGATGGAGCGATTTATCCTCGCTCAAGAGGAATTATACTTGGTCTTAATTTTGATTTTTAA
- a CDS encoding SusE domain-containing protein: MKKFSILLMALLTIATISCDDNDEELFIDGPESQLAFTSTAASSYLLTFDTRANTAERFVWSTVDFATPIAVNYEIQASADPANFDNAVVLTSTNENSAAVTVERLNEVALTLGLTPFSQEAVAVRVVGTTADVTMEPMVSDVLNLSVTPYTTESPKLWIPGNYASASGYGADWDPADEQTPFLEAADFGSTEYEGFVFMNVASPMFKFTPEMDWDEAYGDAGTGLLSTSGGDLSVPGPGYYYITVNLDPNGDGDFSDAMWEASERVWGIIGAATLPSNPSEWNDELDMTYDETTKLWTVELDMQAGEFKFRAQDWGGTTELSLQDAATNTLILGGGDNMSVAAAGRYRAELDLSTPRQYTYQLISI; this comes from the coding sequence ATGAAAAAGTTTTCAATCCTTTTGATGGCATTACTTACAATTGCCACCATCTCGTGTGACGATAACGATGAAGAACTATTCATCGATGGACCAGAATCTCAGCTGGCATTCACTTCAACTGCTGCCTCTTCTTATCTTTTAACTTTTGATACAAGAGCAAATACAGCAGAGCGATTTGTTTGGTCTACAGTAGATTTTGCTACTCCCATAGCAGTAAACTATGAGATTCAAGCTTCAGCTGATCCAGCAAATTTTGATAATGCTGTAGTTTTGACATCTACAAATGAAAACAGTGCGGCTGTTACAGTAGAGAGGCTAAACGAGGTGGCGCTTACCCTAGGTTTAACACCTTTTTCTCAAGAAGCTGTAGCAGTTAGAGTTGTAGGTACCACTGCTGACGTCACTATGGAACCTATGGTAAGTGATGTTTTAAATCTTTCAGTAACTCCATATACTACTGAGTCACCTAAATTATGGATACCAGGAAACTATGCTTCAGCAAGTGGTTATGGTGCAGACTGGGATCCTGCGGACGAACAAACGCCATTTCTCGAAGCTGCTGATTTTGGTTCTACAGAATATGAAGGTTTCGTTTTCATGAATGTGGCAAGTCCTATGTTCAAATTCACTCCCGAAATGGATTGGGATGAAGCCTATGGAGATGCAGGTACAGGATTGTTATCAACCTCTGGTGGTGACTTAAGTGTTCCAGGCCCAGGATACTATTATATTACCGTAAATCTTGACCCAAATGGAGACGGTGATTTCTCTGATGCTATGTGGGAAGCTAGTGAACGCGTTTGGGGAATTATAGGTGCAGCAACCCTGCCTTCAAATCCTTCTGAATGGAATGATGAGCTTGATATGACATATGATGAAACTACAAAGTTGTGGACCGTAGAACTTGATATGCAAGCTGGTGAGTTTAAATTTAGAGCTCAAGACTGGGGAGGTACTACAGAACTTAGTTTGCAAGATGCCGCTACTAACACATTGATATTAGGCGGTGGAGATAACATGAGTGTTGCTGCTGCTGGTAGATATCGTGCTGAACTTGATTTAAGCACTCCTAGACAATATACTTATCAACTTATCTCAATCTAG
- a CDS encoding LacI family DNA-binding transcriptional regulator, translating to MAQKLTLKQIAKDLNVSISTVSKALRDSYEISEETRSKIKDYAKSKNYKPNSIALSLKNQKTKKIGIVIPEIVHHFFATVISGAERVANENGYQVIITVSDESFDKEVVNMEMLANGSIDGFIMSLSKETMDKHDLHHLREVTNQGMPIVMFDRVTNDIACDKIIIDDVAAAHSATDFLMRKGRKNLGLITTVDYVSVGRLRTQGFKQALTERGYECENHQVLKIENADACENEIEKFVVGNNFDGILAVNELFAVTASKALQKHGRSIPDDIAIVAFTDGMLSKYASPTLTTIGQKGEEMGGIAAAKLIERLEKKESDSESYETVIVKTSLIERESTP from the coding sequence ATGGCGCAAAAGCTTACTCTTAAACAAATTGCCAAAGATTTAAACGTATCAATATCCACGGTATCTAAGGCCTTGCGGGATTCCTATGAAATAAGTGAGGAAACCCGCAGCAAGATCAAGGATTACGCAAAATCCAAAAATTATAAGCCTAATAGCATCGCTCTGAGTCTAAAAAATCAGAAAACTAAGAAAATAGGAATAGTCATTCCCGAAATTGTACACCACTTTTTTGCGACAGTTATTTCGGGAGCCGAGCGTGTGGCAAACGAAAACGGCTATCAGGTTATCATTACCGTTTCGGACGAGAGTTTTGACAAAGAAGTCGTTAATATGGAAATGCTAGCCAATGGTAGTATAGATGGATTCATCATGAGTCTATCTAAAGAAACCATGGACAAGCACGATTTGCACCATCTAAGGGAAGTGACTAACCAAGGTATGCCCATCGTCATGTTTGACCGCGTTACAAATGATATCGCTTGCGACAAGATCATTATTGATGATGTAGCCGCTGCGCATAGCGCAACAGATTTCTTAATGCGCAAAGGGCGTAAAAACCTAGGACTCATCACCACGGTAGACTATGTAAGCGTAGGGAGATTGCGTACACAAGGTTTCAAACAGGCACTTACAGAAAGGGGCTATGAATGTGAAAATCACCAAGTACTCAAAATTGAAAACGCCGATGCTTGCGAAAACGAGATCGAAAAGTTTGTAGTAGGCAATAATTTTGACGGCATACTGGCTGTTAATGAATTATTTGCTGTGACTGCCAGCAAAGCCCTTCAAAAACATGGCAGATCCATACCAGATGATATTGCCATCGTAGCATTTACAGATGGCATGTTGTCTAAATATGCCAGCCCTACCTTAACGACTATAGGACAAAAAGGTGAAGAAATGGGCGGAATCGCTGCTGCAAAGCTTATAGAACGTCTTGAAAAAAAGGAAAGTGATTCAGAAAGCTACGAAACCGTTATAGTAAAAACATCGCTTATAGAAAGAGAGTCTACTCCTTAA
- a CDS encoding RagB/SusD family nutrient uptake outer membrane protein, whose protein sequence is MKIYKTFILLFCSATLFTACNDALDLEQQGRESVGQLETLEDFEGRWAKLYAGLIVGGQDGGDGNADIQGIDGGFSNYGRLFWKLQELTTDEAIIGWNDGTIKDLHWQTWTPENEFIAAMFARIGYQITLCNSVVRDFTDGAISGAQLSASEAERVRSFVTDARFLRAYSYYHGLDLYGSFPFTTENTAADGSELPAFITKEDLFNYIESELIAIIGDLPSGQAVEYGRISQGAAQMLLAKLYLNSEVYTGVDRYADALTQINAVIGQGYEIADVPYSNLFLADNDSNGAQEEFIWTLNYDGANTQTYGGTTFLSHAAVGGTMDPSNYGLDSGWGGIRVTPEFVELFDGEENSADGRENFYTDSQNKSIADVGRFQDGFAVVKFQNITSNGLPGFNLEFVDTDMPVFRLADAYLMYAEAVLRGGGGSRATAVGYINELRERAHGGATFANISDSDLTLEFILDERARELHWEGHRRQDLIRFNQFSTNGIWEWKGNVQSGITTPAFRNLFPIPLSELNLNSNLVQNPGY, encoded by the coding sequence ATGAAAATTTATAAAACATTCATTCTTCTGTTTTGTTCTGCGACTTTATTTACGGCCTGTAATGATGCCTTAGATTTAGAGCAGCAAGGAAGGGAAAGCGTTGGTCAACTTGAAACTCTTGAAGACTTTGAAGGAAGGTGGGCAAAGCTATACGCTGGTCTGATTGTAGGAGGTCAGGATGGTGGTGACGGAAATGCTGATATTCAAGGAATTGATGGTGGATTCTCAAATTACGGAAGATTATTCTGGAAATTACAAGAGTTAACGACTGATGAGGCTATCATCGGTTGGAATGATGGTACAATCAAAGATTTGCACTGGCAAACTTGGACTCCTGAAAATGAGTTCATCGCTGCGATGTTCGCTCGTATAGGTTATCAAATCACCCTATGTAATTCAGTAGTTCGTGATTTTACAGATGGTGCTATTTCTGGAGCTCAATTATCTGCTTCGGAAGCTGAGCGCGTAAGAAGCTTTGTGACTGATGCAAGATTTTTAAGAGCGTACAGTTATTACCACGGACTTGATCTTTATGGAAGTTTTCCATTCACTACGGAAAATACAGCTGCTGATGGATCTGAACTTCCTGCCTTTATCACTAAAGAAGATTTATTCAATTACATTGAGTCTGAATTGATAGCTATTATAGGAGACCTTCCGTCAGGGCAGGCAGTGGAATATGGACGTATTAGTCAAGGAGCGGCGCAAATGCTATTGGCAAAATTATATTTGAATTCAGAAGTTTATACTGGAGTAGATCGATATGCTGATGCATTGACTCAAATTAATGCCGTCATCGGTCAAGGATATGAAATAGCTGATGTTCCTTATTCCAATCTTTTCCTTGCCGATAATGATTCAAATGGTGCTCAGGAAGAATTTATCTGGACACTCAACTACGATGGGGCAAATACGCAAACATATGGTGGGACTACTTTCCTAAGTCATGCCGCTGTAGGAGGGACTATGGATCCATCTAACTATGGTTTGGACTCAGGATGGGGTGGAATACGTGTGACTCCTGAATTTGTTGAATTGTTTGATGGTGAAGAAAATTCGGCTGATGGTAGAGAGAATTTTTACACTGACTCGCAAAATAAAAGTATTGCTGATGTGGGACGTTTTCAAGACGGTTTTGCCGTTGTGAAATTTCAAAACATCACTAGTAATGGTCTTCCTGGATTCAATCTGGAATTTGTTGATACTGATATGCCAGTGTTCAGATTGGCAGATGCTTATTTGATGTATGCAGAGGCAGTTTTACGAGGCGGCGGTGGTAGTCGTGCCACAGCAGTAGGATACATTAATGAATTGCGTGAGCGTGCTCATGGAGGTGCAACTTTTGCCAACATATCAGACTCAGACTTAACTCTTGAATTCATACTGGATGAAAGAGCACGTGAATTGCACTGGGAGGGTCACAGACGTCAAGACCTAATACGTTTCAACCAATTTTCTACTAATGGAATCTGGGAATGGAAAGGAAATGTCCAGAGTGGAATTACTACTCCTGCATTTAGAAACCTTTTCCCTATCCCTCTTTCAGAATTAAACTTAAACTCAAATCTCGTCCAGAACCCTGGATATTAA
- a CDS encoding MFS transporter, producing MQKRRMSFLEMWNMSFGFLGIQMGFALQNANASRILQTFGADVHQLSWFWLIAPVMGLIVQPIIGHYSDNTWTRFGRRKPFFLVGALLASIGMIFIPQADIFIAFLPALWIGAGMLMIMDASFNVAMEPFRALVADNLSDEQATQGFSIQTVLIGIGAVVGSWLPWALVNWFGFEKTAEEGSVPENLIWAFIIGAAVLVFSIIVTIVTTKEYSPKELAQFDDEKAHKDALLESGEVPKAKLTDIFEDFKKMPEIMKQLSWVQFFSWFALFGMWVFAVPAIAQHIYGLPTSDSESELYNEAGNWVGILFGIYNGISAIVAFLLPSIASKISRKNTHAISLLIGGLGLLLIYVMPSPIWLILPMICIGIAWASILSMPYAMLSGSISPKKMGVYMGIFNFFIVIPQIINGIIGGPLVKYAYGDQAIFALIVSGISFVVAGFLAFKVNDTQNVSNA from the coding sequence ATGCAAAAGAGACGCATGAGTTTCTTGGAAATGTGGAACATGAGTTTCGGGTTTTTAGGAATTCAAATGGGGTTTGCTCTTCAGAATGCAAACGCCAGCCGTATTTTACAAACCTTCGGTGCAGATGTGCATCAACTTTCCTGGTTTTGGCTTATTGCTCCCGTTATGGGACTTATAGTCCAGCCGATCATTGGTCATTATAGCGATAACACTTGGACAAGATTTGGTCGTAGAAAACCATTCTTTCTGGTAGGTGCTCTGCTCGCTTCTATAGGAATGATATTTATTCCTCAAGCTGATATTTTTATTGCTTTTCTTCCTGCCCTATGGATAGGTGCGGGTATGCTTATGATCATGGATGCCTCCTTTAACGTAGCCATGGAACCATTTAGGGCACTAGTTGCAGATAACCTAAGTGATGAACAGGCAACACAGGGTTTCAGCATCCAGACGGTACTTATAGGTATAGGAGCAGTGGTTGGTTCATGGTTGCCATGGGCGCTGGTTAATTGGTTTGGTTTTGAGAAAACAGCTGAAGAGGGTTCTGTTCCAGAAAATTTGATTTGGGCTTTTATTATAGGTGCGGCTGTCTTAGTGTTCTCAATAATAGTCACCATAGTAACTACTAAGGAATATTCTCCAAAAGAGCTAGCACAATTTGACGATGAAAAAGCACATAAGGATGCTTTGCTCGAAAGTGGTGAGGTACCCAAAGCTAAACTTACCGACATTTTTGAAGATTTTAAAAAAATGCCGGAAATCATGAAACAGTTGAGTTGGGTTCAGTTCTTCTCATGGTTTGCGCTTTTTGGAATGTGGGTCTTTGCAGTACCTGCTATTGCCCAGCACATTTATGGATTACCTACCAGTGATTCTGAAAGCGAGTTGTACAATGAAGCAGGAAACTGGGTAGGAATTTTATTTGGTATCTACAATGGTATATCTGCGATCGTGGCCTTTTTGCTTCCATCTATCGCATCAAAAATTTCAAGAAAAAACACTCACGCCATAAGTTTATTAATAGGTGGTCTGGGCTTATTGTTGATTTATGTGATGCCTAGCCCCATTTGGTTGATACTTCCCATGATCTGTATAGGAATCGCCTGGGCCAGCATATTGTCTATGCCCTATGCAATGTTGAGCGGCTCCATTTCTCCCAAAAAAATGGGAGTTTACATGGGTATTTTCAACTTTTTCATCGTAATCCCGCAAATCATCAATGGAATAATAGGTGGACCGCTTGTAAAATATGCTTATGGAGATCAAGCCATATTTGCCCTGATTGTGAGTGGAATCAGTTTTGTCGTTGCTGGTTTCTTGGCATTTAAAGTAAACGATACACAAAATGTAAGTAATGCATAA